ATGAAGCCATCCATGGGTTTACGTTTGCGGCTTTCTGTCAAAATGGGCTGAAGAGCATTCACTATGGCATACTCTGGAACAGTCTCACTCCCTATTGCCACTGCAGTGAACCGCTTAAGTTTAAACACTACATCACCGGCGGATTAATGCCTTTCATCATTCTTGGACTAGGGATTACGAGTCTAGCGATCATCCTTGGCAATAGTTTTCTGCTCTTACTAGGTCTTTTAAATATTCTGGCAGCTGGCGGGGATTTGCTCATAGCTGTTTATCTGGTGAAATACCGAAATGCTGTGATTGTTGATCACCCGGATAAGATCGGATTTATCGCCTATCAACATAAAGAAGCCTAATCCATTAAGGACCAGGCTTCTTCTAATTTTTCAAAGTCAAGTACCGTTTCACTCCCTGAGTCATCCTTTTAAAATGAATACCGCCCTAGCGTGATATCCACCGGTTCCCTCATTTGAAAGTGACAGGTACTCTCTCAATTCGACAAAAATTAAGGATAGACAAGCATACATCTCAAAACTCATATCTAATTTTTCTCTTTTGAAATGTTTTCTTCATACAATTCTTTCATCATTTTAGCAATTTGTTCATTATCATAACTTTTGCCTTGATACTCTGCTTCAGCTACTTTTGACATTACTTCTATATAAGAAAAAGCTAAAGCAGTCGTTAATATTGATGCAGTAGAACCACTAATCATCCCGCCTGCAACAGTACCGACTCCTGGTATTAGTTTAAGTAAATTTGATACGATATATCTTCCCAAAAACGTAGCTCCCCCACTGCCACCAATGGAAGCTACAATTCCACTTATTAATGATTTATCTAGGGAAACTCCAAATATTGCTGTTATGTGAGCCAACATCCCCACTTGCATAGGCACTAATATTGCTGCATCAGAAAATGGGATTGGTGTAAATCCAGCCCCAAAACTACCGGCAATATAACTAGTCGACCAAACCCTTGCTTCTCTTACTTTTCTTTCTATATCAACTTTCTGAGCATTATTAAAAGACTTTTTTACCGCTTCAGGTAAGATCTCATATGTTTTTCCGACTAACTCTTTCAGTCCGTATGAAGGAATAGTTATATCTTTCGTTATTTTAAACGGCTGGGCTAAAACTGTTTGAACGCCCCTTACATTGAGATTCATTTCCTCAATGACCTTCTTAAATTCAAGAGCACTTTCACCATAACTTTGCGTCAATACAAGAATTACTGGTACTTTTGCAGCTAATGAATTAATTAATTCTATTTCTGATTCTTCAATTCTATTTGAATTTGCATTTATACAGTACCATATTGCATGAATATATTCTTTTTCATCTTGATTTAAATATAACTCATCAATTTTACCATTAATTTCATTAATAATTTCTTCTTGGATTTCCTCTTTTAACTCTAACCCTTTAGTATCGTATATACAAAGAGGTATTCCGCTTTTTGTAATCTTTCTTAGACGTTGAGTTACTGGTCGTCCAACACCGGTTTCTGCTAGATTTTCTCTAAAAACATTATTAATTAGCGTACTTTTTCCTATTCCTGTTTTACCAATTATCATAATAGTAACTGGCATTAGCTTATTTATTTCTTCCTTAGTCTTATTAAAAATATCGTTAATAATATCATTAGCACCATGTGTAGCCATAATAGCACCTCATTTTTTTATCTTTATAATGATATTCTCTTCTACTTCTTTAGATAGACCAAGTAGGTATATTATCCTAATAACTTAATTTTCTTTTAAATTATCTTATTAGTCAATATTCCCGAGAAATATCAATACTACTTTTTTAACTCTACTAATGAATAAGAAAGCAATAACTATAGTTGCTATGTAGTGATTGGAAATCGACACCGCTCCCTCTGTTATCTCTCATCTCCACATAGAAGAATTGTCCAGCTGTTTCCAAAATGGCAGCCGTCACCCTTCTGGTATGACAGGCTATATATTAATTTCTATAGATTGAAATATCAGATAATTTGGTATATCATTTCTTTATCAAACTAAAGTATACAAGTGGATTTTCTGTTCACCATCGGGAGGGAATTATAACAGCATGACAATATCGACAAAGCACAATGACATAGAAACGATCACTGGGCAAAATTATGTGAATGAAGTATTTGAAACAGTCAAAAAGCGAAATCCGAATGAAACGGAATTTCATCAGGTTGTGAAAGAAATCTTTGATTCACTTGTCCCTGTATTTGCTAGGCATCCAGAATACATGGAGCAAAGTATCCTTGAAAGAATCGTAGAGCCGGAAAGATTGATTACCTTTCGCGTCCCTTGGGTCGATGATTGGGGCAAGGTACAGGTAAATCGCGGGTTTCGGGTGCAGTATAACAGTGCTATCGGCCCCTATAAAGGCGGCTTGAGGTTCCACCCCACTGTTAATGCGAGTATTATTAAATTTCTCGGCTTTGAACAGATTTTTAAAAACGCTCTTACCGGTCAACCGATTGGAGGAGGCAAAGGCGGAGCCGACTTCGATCCTAAAGGGAAATCTGATGCAGAAATCATGCGATTCACGCAAAGCTTTATGACGGAACTGAGTAGACATATCGGACCTGATATCGATGTACCTGCTGGTGATATTGGAGTTGGTGCCCGAGAAATCGGATTTTTGTTTGGACAGTACAAGCGAATCCGCGGAGGCTATGAGGCGGGTATTCTTACAGGAAAAGGACTTGGATACGGTGGAAGCTTAACTCGAACCGAGGCTACTGGATATGGCACCGTTTACTTTATGCAAGAAATGCTTAAGGAAAAAGGGCTTAGCTTTAAAGGAAGTACAGTGGTCGTATCCGGATCAGGGAATGTCTCCATCTATGCCATCGAAAAAGCGGCACAACTGGGTGCCAAGGTTGTTGCCTGCAGCGATTCTGAAGGCTATATTTTCGATTCAAACGGCCTTAACCTAGAAACCGTCAAACGTCTAAAGGAAGTTGAAAGAAAACGAATCTCAGCCTATGTAGAAGAACATCCACATGCCAAATATGTGCAAGGAAGTGACGGAATTTGGTCCATCCCATGTGACATTGCCTTGCCATGTGCCACACAAAATGAAATCAACAAAAAATCAGCGAAAATGCTGGTTGCCAATGGACTAAAGGCCGTCGGTGAAGGCGCCAATATGCCCTCTACTTCCGAAGCGATTGATGTGTTTTTGGATAACCAGATCCTCTTTGCTCCAGCGAAAGCGGCCAATGCAGGTGGCGTAGCCGTTTCCGCCTTGGAAATGGCGCAAAACAGCGCTCGATTATCCTGGACATTTGAAGAAGTCGATGCAAAATTGCAGGATATTATGACGAACATTTACAGAAACTGTGTCGAAGCTGCTGAGGACTATGGCCATCCAGGCAATCTCGTTGTAGGCGCTAATATCGCAGGCTTTAAAAAAGTAGCCGATGCCATGATTGCACAGGGCGTCATTTAGCATGCATTTCATTCTATCAGATCTTATCAAGGCCTCGCCCCTAATTATCGTATCATGTTCTGATAGGAACTTCGGAGAGTATAAAAATATATGCCAATAGTCTTTATCCAAAATTATTTCAATAACTATACAAGATAAGATGAATACAAAAAGGATGTCTCTTAAAGCCAGACATCCTTTTTGCTTGATTTATCTTCCTTAAGAATGACGCAGCTGATTGCTGTTTATGTGTTGAAATACAGATTCGCCGTGAATATTGCCCCCTACTGACCTTGGGTTTACCGCATACATACAAAAAGACGCCTTATTCCTTTGGGAACTGCGTCTTTCCTTTATACCTTACTCAATGATCACTATATTACTTATCAATAAGCATCTTTCTATCCTTAATTAATATAAAAACTTGCTATTCCTCCATGTTCTGCTGTATTTATTTCTAAATGTTTTCCATTATCAAGAGGAATGCTTATATCCATAGTTTCTGAGAAGTTTTTATTAAAGTCTTCAATGTCTTCAGATGTACCGATCATTTCTATAATGGTTTCAATAACTAGTTTTGTATCATCACTAATATCTTTAGTAATATCAACCCAAGGATCATATGTAACAGCTTCAATTCCAACTTCTGAATTGCTTACCTCGATATCTACTGAATTCTCATATTCACTATCCCATTCATCCATAGCATACTTTATACCTACTGAATAGATAGTTGTGTATCCATTATCTTCCTTGCCTAATAATTTTACATTTACGCCTTCCTTTTTATTAATCATCGCTATTAAATCATTAATCATGGATTCATTGTCTTTATAATTATCTTCCATGCTATCTATATCTATCTTAGGAGTAATGTTCATATAGCCATAGGTATCATTGTATTGCTCTTTTTCAATTTCTATATCTTTATTTTGTTCAATCTTATCGGCATTAAAATCATCGACAAGCGATTCACCCATTTTTAATTTCTCAGCTAGTTCTAGATATGATAACAAATACTTATCTGCTGTATTACCGTCATACTCTAATTTTGTGACCTCACCACTTGCTCTATTAACGTTTATGGCATAGAAATTTGTGTCACCATTGTCGCCTGGTACGTAATAGGTGTATCGGTCTGTTCCATCTCCATTATCGAGGATGTTATCGGATTCGCCTTTCATTTTTTTCATTTCAGCTTTAAATATTTCTAGCGGTGTTTTTTCTTTTTCTTCTTGCTCTTGCTTAGGCTCGGTCTTTTCACTAGCCTTACTTTCCGACCCAGCATCTGCACTACATCCAACTAATCCAATCAATAAAAGCATCGCCATAAAAATACTCATCAGTTTTTTCATTAGAAAACGCTCCTTTGGTAGATTTTTTTATATAATCGAGGTAACAATTATATAAATATAGTTTTATATATACCACAATGAAACGATTCTCCAAACCTATTATAAAGTATGGTTTAATTTGTTTTTCCCCAGAAACAATATCTACGAATAGATTTATTTAAGATGGAAAAAGTCCTTATCCCCTTGCTTTCATTTCGTTTTCATAACAGATACCATTATATGATTAATCCAGTTTTATATCTGATTAGCATAGCTAGAATAACAATTACAAACACCTCTAGTAACTAAATGGCTGTTTCTTCTTGAATCAAATTGTAGCTTTTTATAAATACAAGCAATTTGATAAAGCTGTTATTTAAATAGGTAGTAAAGTATCTAATTGAAAAGTAGAACCAAAGGGATTACTTTTCATGTGGCGAGGATTTTTCGGGTTCATAAATACATAAGCATCTGTTTGAAAATCATCACTTTTTGGGTATAAATTATTGCGTGATAATTTTTTGCTTTGTTATTAATCAACTACACAGGAGGTAGATCAATCATGATGAAAAAAATATTACAGGATAAACAAATGAAAGTGTTAGCAGTGGTTGCATTATTGGCTTTGGCATTCTTAGTATTTAAGCTCTTTACATTTGATAGATCTATTGAAGCATTGGAAGGTAAATTTGAAAAAATAACAGAATCAAATTGGAAAGTCACAGATGAATACGAAGAAGAAGAATACTATATCGTTGAATTAACAGATATTGAACATTTTACAGTATTCGATTTCGAGTTTCCGTTAAATGATGAAAATCGTGAAGAATGCGTTGGCTACAGATACAACGATGCATTGCTAACCAATCGCCAAATGGATGAATTACTAGAAACAATTGAACAACATTATGGCTGTGAATATAATTAACATTAAGCGATGCTAGGGTGGATAGCTCTCTATTGTGTGGAGGAATAATAATTGCATGAAGGGGGAAAAACTTGCTGATTGCTGTTTATCTGCTGAAATATCGAAATGCCGTGATTATAGACCACACTACTGACCATGGTTTTACCGCCTACATAAGAAAAGACGCCCGATCCCTTTAGGAACTGGCGTCTTTCCTTCATACCTTACTCATTTCCTTCAATGCAGCAGTACTCTACAGCTCTTCCGCAAATCCCAGTATGGCAATACCAATCATAACGATGGTGATAACCAGGTATTGCTGTTTGTTCAGTTTTTCTTTTAAGAATATACGAGATAATATGACAGATACGATGCTATAGGATGCGATTAATGGGGCAGAAATGACGGCATTCCCCGTCATCGCAAAGACATAGAAGAATTGACCAGCTGTTTCCAAAATGGCGGCCGTTGCCCTTACAGGCTCTTTAAGAACATTAAACCGTTGTTTTTTCACAAATTTAATATAAATAAAGCAGACAATGGCAACGATAAACCAGGTAAACTCGTAGGCTAAAAGGGCCGCATCCGCGCTCATCAACTTGAGCTCATCAAGATAAATTCCATCAGCCAACGTTCCTAGTGCATCAAAGATGGCATAAAGAATCGGGAATGTTATCGCTAATACCCCAATTTGATACTTCGGATCGACACTCACATTATCTGCCTTCAGGATAGCCGTTTGTGCCCTCTTTTCAAGCACACCCAATCCGATAACCCCGCCCGTAATCAGGACAAGTCCTGCAATTGTGAGCCAATGAACGGACTGCGGAAAGAGAATGACTAGCAAAATGGCCGTAATCGCACCGGAGGAATTTTGGACCGGGGAGGAAATCGATAATTCCAAATACCGTAAACCAAAATAGCCAATGACCATCGAACTTATGTATAAAGCAGAAACAGGTAAGTATTTAATCATATCCATCAGATTAAACGATACCTCGTTAAATAGCATGTAACCTATACCATGAATACCCATAACCAAACCAACCATGACGGAAACCTTTAAATGGCTTAGTTTATCATCGGCATCCGATCCTTTTTTATAAAACAGATCGGCACAGCCCCATGCTAAAGTAGTCAATAAGGCAAACAAAAACCACATAGCATTTAAGACTCCTTTTACATTTTTTATTTCTTCATCAAATTTTCATAATGGATTCGAAAAAATCACAGAAAATAACTATACCATATATTATTTAAAAATAACATTCTACACACTGAAAAATTTTTGAGGTAAATCGATAGTTTTCAACCTTCCAAGCAATTCGACACTTTACTATTTCATTATATTTGTTGAAGTAGATTGGTTGTTCCGGTGATGGCCTTAGCTGATTTCATCTGATGGATGAAGGCTCGATTTCATCGACATGGCCGAAAATTGATTACCCTACCAATCTTGCATTTATCGCCTATCAGCGAAAAGAAGCCTGATTCCTTTTAGGACAGGCTTCTTGTTATCAAAGATGATTCTCTATCTCTATCTACTCGTAACTGTATTCTCTGAAGGCACTCTTTCCTATACGATAAACGCAAAGTATAAAAGGAATAGCAGACAAAGCATATACATAATTGGCGAAACCTCTTTATGACGCTTTTGTGCTGCTAAACAAATCGGATAAAGAACAAACCCTAATCCAATCCCGATGGCCACACTTGACGTTAGAGGCATCATGATAATGGTTAAAAAGGATGGAATAACAATCTCTAACTTCGTCCAGTTTATTTTACGAATTTCCATGGCCATCAATGCCCCTACAATAATTAAGGCAGCTGATGTCACCTCAACCGAAATAACGTTAATAATTGGTGAAAAGAACAAAGCAACGACAAAGCAAGCGGCAATTACGACGGACGTGAAGCCAGTTTTTCCTCCGACAGCAATCCCAGCAGAAGATTCAACACTTGTAGCAGGTGTCGATGTACCTAAAACAGCGCCAATGACACCAGCAGCGGAATCAGCAAGCAATCCTTTTCCGATGTCAGGAATCTCATTATCTTTCATCATTCCTGCTTGGCTAGTTAATCCAATTAAGGCTCCAGCTGTATCAAAAAAGGCAACGATTAAAAACGTAAAGATAACGGTCAGTACTTGCGGGGTGAAAATTTCATCTAAATGGCCAAATACAACCCCAAATGTTGGTTCAATGCTTGGGATACTTCCCACAATCGAGGAAGGAATATCGATTAATCCGGCAATCATCCCAATAATCGTTGTGATTACCATTCCGTAGAAAATTCCGCCGCTGATGCCACGTACTAACATAATGATGGTCAGAATCAAACCAATAATAGCTAGCAGCGTCGTCGGTGAAGTTAAATCTCCAATAGAAACAAATGTATCTGGATTCCCGATAACGATTCCACCATTTTTTAACCCGATAAAGGTGATGAAGAATCCAATTCCAGAAGCGATAGCATATTTTAAATCTAGTGGAATGACATTAATAATCTTCTCGCGGATTTTCATTAAACTTAGCAGCATAAAAATAATTCCAGCCACAAAAACACCCGTTAATGTGACCTGCCACTCAATGCCCATGCCAATACATACCGAAAAAGTGAAGAATGAATTCAATCCCATACTAGGGGCAATGGCAATCGGGAAGTTCGCAAGTAAACCGATAAGTAATGTACCGATAATCGCCGTAAGCGCTGTTGCCGTGAACACAGCCCCTTGATCCATCCCAGATTGACTCAGGATAAGCGGATTAACGACTAATATATAGGCGATAGATAAAAAGGTCGTTATTCCTGCAAGCGTTTCCTGTTTATAGGAAGTATTCCGTTCTGTAAATCTAAAAAAGTTTTTCATGATGTAATCTCCTATTTGCTAGATTAATAATTAAAAAGAATATTTTCCCCTAAATACAAAAAAACTTTGACACTATTTGGCCAAAGCTTTCTACAAAACGGAATAAAAACATCATAAAAATATTATAATGTCCCATTCCTTGTAGACAAGCTATTTAATGGTAGCTGGTAGAAACATTCAAGCCATATTCTTGAATTTATACAAGGTATATCTATTCAATTTTAATTAGTAAAAAAATAATATGAAAATAATAACAAGCTAAATTTAAATTGTCAAATAGAATAACCTGAAATTGTTACTGTGTAAATGCAATGCTAGAATGTCATTACTCAATGAGATTTTACACTGTTTCTCCATCAACTTACTACTTTAGTAAAATAGATGGTTTCTTTACATTCAAATTTCAAAAGAGTTCATTAAAAGCACTTAAATAAAATGACCTGTATTCCCTACCACTTTTTTAAATTTTTTGATGAAATATTTGAACCCGAATGTGATATTGACACCCCAGTGGGTTTGTCACCTATCAACGAAAAGAAGCCTGATTCCATTAGGAACAGGCTTCTGGTTATCCTATTTCTAACTTGCCCCCCTCTCATATGACCAATACGAACATCTGCAATACCAAGGCCAGATGGAATGTACCATCTGGCCTTGTATTCCGGTATGATGATATTATTTTTTCTGTAAGTAGACACTCAATCAAAGGTAATTAGTTAAATCAAACCTATTCTCAGCTTCTCCCATTTCTATCTCCTCTTTGACATTCTCAACTACAATAATAGTTTTCAATCATCGATATCATATTCTTGCCAATGAATCCAATGTGTATTAGGAGTTCCTAAGTCCATTTTTTCATTGTTCGATGTAAGAAATTGTGCGAAATAATGAAATGATGGGCTTTCACTAGGAAGTGATAAGTAGTCTGGATACTCCCATTCCTCGGTCTCATAGTAATCTAATATATTAAGGGCTATATTAAATTCTTTTAGTACGCCATCCGGAGATAACCATATTCCTTTTTTGAATTCTTCATCTTGTATAAGTTCTCTTAAAGCTTGAGTTAAATAAGTTTCTTGTTTTGTAAGATTCTTGATGTCTAGATTTACATTTACATTCTGGTATTTATTTTTTAGAATGTTACCGTAAATATCCAATGACAAAAATGGTCCTTCTTCATCATTAAATAATGTTTGTATGCAAATCAACCACCCATTATTTTGTAGCTTAATTACCGAACATTTACTAGAAATATAATCCAATTCATTATATTCAAATACGGGTCTATTCATTTTACCAAATTGTTCATCTAAAACATTTAGAATATTTGTTTTTTCTTTTATTTTATCCTCCATTTAGAATATGTCCTCCTTTTCTCAAATGTTAATAGTAAACAACGGAATCGTATTTAGACCAATGTTCCCAATTTGTATTAGGATTATCTTCTTTTATAATACTGGGATCATTATTAATAATTGACGCTGTTATTAATTTAAAGAACTTCAATTGACTTGGCAGTTCTTCCATGAAATGGGGGTGCCGCCAATTTTCTGTGGTATAAAAAAGTTTATATTTTGTTGATAAATCTGCTATTTTTAATTGTTCTTCATCTGATAACCATAGTTTACTCAGACATTTTTTATTTTTTACTATTAGTCTTAAAAATGTAACCCACTCATTTTTAATTGAAACCTTGTGAACATTTTCCTCATTATTCCACCCAGGAATGATAAATAAATTTCCATCAATAGAAATAATGTTGCTATTAAATATAAAACCTTGTTCAATTTCCTCAAAGTCTCTATGTTCACCTTCATTAGAGACAAATTCAAAAGCATCCGTTAAATATAAATTGTCTTCAGTAATAATCTCATTACCAATATAATAAACGGCAATTTGAGGTCCTATTTTCGATAGACAGAAAATTTGAAAGACTACACACCAATTTTTTTCATTGTCGACAAATATGGAAAATTTACCTGAGACAAAATCAAAATTTTCATTTTCTAAAATAGGAAATTTATATTCTTTATATCTCTTGTCTAAAGTACTTAGTATCAATTGTGCTTCATTCAATTTCATTACCTTCTTCTTTTCTTTTTATTCTTAATAGCACTAGCATGCCCACCTTGTATAGCAGAACAGGATTTACAATGAGGATATAACTTTTGTTTTTGCCCCTTTTTCTTTAGGGAAGTCAGCGGTTGATGATCAGCAATCCAATTTCCAGACTTAGTTCCAGGACTTTTAACACCACACGTATGACAACCATGTTTATTACCAATTTTATTAAGTACTCTTCTTTCTTTTTTATTCAGTCTGCTACTTGTGCTTCGAGCTGGAATAGACCTTTTCGCAAATTTTCCTGGTTTTAAATATTTACTCGCTTTAGATACAAGTCGAACTTTACCTAAACCGACAGCCCCCATGGCGGCCGCTGCTGCAACACCCTTCCAACTCTTACCGGATTTATAAGCCTTATAACCATCATAAGCTGCAAATCCTACTGCCCATGCCCATTCACCATCTGGATCTATCATATTCACAGGGTTGTTATTAGCATAAGTATACCCGTTTTGTGTAAGAATATCATCATCATCACCAGGATCTGGATCTAACGAAAGGAAAACACCATGTGTTGGATGATAATATCTCGCCATGAGATAATACATACCAGTTTCGCGGTCAAATTGATATCCTGCATATCGATATGGATTATCTGCAACAGAGTTGTCCTCTTCCACAGTCAATGGATTACCCCAAGCATCATATTGATAGCTTGCAACCATTTCACCTTGCTGGTTCGTTAAGGCAATGACATCACCGTGGGCATTGTAATGATAGAAATATTTAGCACTACCCTTTCTCATAGAAAGCAATTGTGCAGATTCTGAGTAAACATATGACCGGACAATCTCATTATTACCATTTGTTTCATACAAGACATTTAGGCTGTCGCCATCATAATAATAATTGGTAACCTCCGAATTCACAACCTTCTGAATTCTACGCCCATCTTCATCATATTTATAGGTAACAAATGGTGATGTTTCACCCACTTTGTTAATGGCAACCAATTGGTCTTTTGCATTCCATGTATAACGATATTGCCCGTCCTGAGTCCGGTTTCCATTCGCATCATAAGTAATGGATTCCTGGCCGAACTTAATCAGTTGGTTTGCCTGATTATACTCACTTGTGATACTTGTCGTTTGTCCATTAGTCGTTTTCTTGACAAGTGTACGGTTCCCAAAAGCATCATACGAATAGTCAAATTGAGTACCCTCACGCAATACTTCTTTTTCAAGCTGGTCTAGCTTTCCATATTTGTACGTAATGGTGTCACCGTTTTGATATTTAATTTGTGTCCTATTCCCATTTTCATCATATGAGTGGGTTTCATCCAGTACATCGTTCCCATTAGCGAGTCCAACCACTAACTGCGATACTAAACCGCGATCATCATATTTGAATGAGGCACCTGCACCATTTCCAGTTGTGAAGGTTTTAATGTTTCCACGCTCACCATAATCAAATCGATAATCAACTTGTCCATCATTCACTAGAATATTTTGATCCAGCTCATTATACTGATAGGTGTTTTTAACTACATTGCTTCCGATCGTCAATATAAATTCATTTAGCTTATCAGAGGTAGATGAATACTTCCATTCCTGAGTTGCGCCTGCGTCTGTCTGCTTCGTTACGCGATTGGATGTATCATATACTCTATCCTTCGTTCGATTCTCTTTACTGTACACAACCGATAATTCATTTCCATTCTTATCGTAGGTGTACTCATATACTAATTCATCGTTGATTTTTTCATTCTTAATTCGGTCCGTTCCATCGTAAGTCCAAGATAATGTTTGGTTATTAGGCAATACCGTTTTAACCTTGTTGCCATTAGCATCATATTCATTTTTTGTTACTTCATTGAGAGGTCCTGTTGTTTCAATCAGGTCTCCATTAGCATCATATTGATACGTAAATTCCTGAGTAGTTCCCTCGGAAGGCACAATTTTTTTGGACGTCATATTCCCATTTTTATCATATTCATATTGAATGCTTGTGCCGGTGCTAAGTGTTAATTTCTTAAGCTGATTGGATGAATCATATTGGTATACTTTTACCTCACCTTTGGCATCCGTTTCGGTTAGTTTATTTCCATAACTGTCATATGAGCTCTTTTCTTTATTACCAAGTTCATCTTCGCTCTCTGTAACATAGTTTCCTGCTTGGTCGTATTTGTTCTTTGTAATGACAAAACCTTTTATGACTCTCAAATCATCAAACCAAACTGTTCCTGTATAATTTCCTTTGAATACTGTTAAGATATCAATCTTAGTTATTGGTTTGTCAGCAGGAATATTAACGGCTGTTCGGTTCCACTCCTGAGTCCCAATTGGGAAAGCAGAAATGTATTCTTTTGACGTACCATCTGCATAAAATACTTTTCCAACAATGGAATAATCCCGCTCCGTTACTGTCCCTTTCTTCGTAACATTATCAGCCTTGCTTAAACCTGTTAATGTTAAATGTAATGGCGTATCAGAAGCACTTTGTCCAACATTAATCGTTTGTTTGTACTCACTGGCCGCCTGTGTTTGAGATGTTCTTGAGACCTTTAAGGATGAGCTATCGTCAAATCCGTTACTGGAATCAAGTGCTCCACCAGAACCTGTCCAGCTTGTTAAACTTTTAAAGCTACTATTAATGACCGGGTTAAAGCTAGATGATACCTCTGCCTTTTCCAATTGAATCGTATCGAACCATGCCGTGCCTGAAGCACTTGCGTCTGAATGTTCAACTTCTAAATAGATGCGCACTTTAGCTGTTTTTGCTGGTGTTTTAAATGAGAATTGGCGCTCAGTCCATGTTCTGTTCCCAGTAATTTGGCTATAGCGGTTATCACCCCATGCAATTCTTTTATTCTCAGAATCAAGGAATTCAACATTAAAGAAGGCATAGGCTTTTGTTAAATCCGTTTTGATAACGCCACTAAGAGAATATTGCGTATTCTCTTCAACTGGCACCTCTTGTGTGGACGCAATATAACCTTTTGAAGAACTAGTTGGTTGTATAGTCATTTTTATTGATTTATTACCAGTAATGCCGTGATAGGTCTTCGTATTTGAATCAACAGAAATACTACCCGAATCATTTGATTTTTTTTCGGTCCAGCCAGTTAAATCACTCTCAAAATTATTATTTGCTAAGAGATTTGAAGCTGTTCCTAAAGAGTAACTTGACTCTATTAAGTTCCCATTACTATTACCATTGGTATCCTTTTGATACTTTGCAATCGATGATGTTTTTCCGGTCTGATCGGTCTCAGAGACGGCATCCAAGCCTTCATAAGCGATTGTTGTTTGATCTCCTTCTGTATCAACAACAGAAGTAACATCATTGTTGCTATTATATTCATATGT
This genomic window from Pradoshia eiseniae contains:
- a CDS encoding EamA family transporter, with translation MWFLFALLTTLAWGCADLFYKKGSDADDKLSHLKVSVMVGLVMGIHGIGYMLFNEVSFNLMDMIKYLPVSALYISSMVIGYFGLRYLELSISSPVQNSSGAITAILLVILFPQSVHWLTIAGLVLITGGVIGLGVLEKRAQTAILKADNVSVDPKYQIGVLAITFPILYAIFDALGTLADGIYLDELKLMSADAALLAYEFTWFIVAIVCFIYIKFVKKQRFNVLKEPVRATAAILETAGQFFYVFAMTGNAVISAPLIASYSIVSVILSRIFLKEKLNKQQYLVITIVMIGIAILGFAEEL
- a CDS encoding YcjF family protein, whose translation is MATHGANDIINDIFNKTKEEINKLMPVTIMIIGKTGIGKSTLINNVFRENLAETGVGRPVTQRLRKITKSGIPLCIYDTKGLELKEEIQEEIINEINGKIDELYLNQDEKEYIHAIWYCINANSNRIEESEIELINSLAAKVPVILVLTQSYGESALEFKKVIEEMNLNVRGVQTVLAQPFKITKDITIPSYGLKELVGKTYEILPEAVKKSFNNAQKVDIERKVREARVWSTSYIAGSFGAGFTPIPFSDAAILVPMQVGMLAHITAIFGVSLDKSLISGIVASIGGSGGATFLGRYIVSNLLKLIPGVGTVAGGMISGSTASILTTALAFSYIEVMSKVAEAEYQGKSYDNEQIAKMMKELYEENISKEKN
- a CDS encoding NCS2 family permease, whose translation is MKNFFRFTERNTSYKQETLAGITTFLSIAYILVVNPLILSQSGMDQGAVFTATALTAIIGTLLIGLLANFPIAIAPSMGLNSFFTFSVCIGMGIEWQVTLTGVFVAGIIFMLLSLMKIREKIINVIPLDLKYAIASGIGFFITFIGLKNGGIVIGNPDTFVSIGDLTSPTTLLAIIGLILTIIMLVRGISGGIFYGMVITTIIGMIAGLIDIPSSIVGSIPSIEPTFGVVFGHLDEIFTPQVLTVIFTFLIVAFFDTAGALIGLTSQAGMMKDNEIPDIGKGLLADSAAGVIGAVLGTSTPATSVESSAGIAVGGKTGFTSVVIAACFVVALFFSPIINVISVEVTSAALIIVGALMAMEIRKINWTKLEIVIPSFLTIIMMPLTSSVAIGIGLGFVLYPICLAAQKRHKEVSPIMYMLCLLFLLYFAFIV
- a CDS encoding DUF3267 domain-containing protein, which encodes MTKTNEATQKRLNMHEALRADMLSQSYVEKNCTLSVVKANIYALLITLPFIIPLYILYLSIWGETIFIVDLKSMGIFFAAIFISILIHEAIHGFTFAAFCQNGLKSIHYGILWNSLTPYCHCSEPLKFKHYITGGLMPFIILGLGITSLAIILGNSFLLLLGLLNILAAGGDLLIAVYLVKYRNAVIVDHPDKIGFIAYQHKEA
- the gdhA gene encoding NADP-specific glutamate dehydrogenase, whose amino-acid sequence is MTISTKHNDIETITGQNYVNEVFETVKKRNPNETEFHQVVKEIFDSLVPVFARHPEYMEQSILERIVEPERLITFRVPWVDDWGKVQVNRGFRVQYNSAIGPYKGGLRFHPTVNASIIKFLGFEQIFKNALTGQPIGGGKGGADFDPKGKSDAEIMRFTQSFMTELSRHIGPDIDVPAGDIGVGAREIGFLFGQYKRIRGGYEAGILTGKGLGYGGSLTRTEATGYGTVYFMQEMLKEKGLSFKGSTVVVSGSGNVSIYAIEKAAQLGAKVVACSDSEGYIFDSNGLNLETVKRLKEVERKRISAYVEEHPHAKYVQGSDGIWSIPCDIALPCATQNEINKKSAKMLVANGLKAVGEGANMPSTSEAIDVFLDNQILFAPAKAANAGGVAVSALEMAQNSARLSWTFEEVDAKLQDIMTNIYRNCVEAAEDYGHPGNLVVGANIAGFKKVADAMIAQGVI